A window from Balearica regulorum gibbericeps isolate bBalReg1 chromosome 1, bBalReg1.pri, whole genome shotgun sequence encodes these proteins:
- the FDX1 gene encoding adrenodoxin, mitochondrial gives MAAPGPARLLRAAAASSRRWLFSASPAARMRLGCGSAAAAVRAARLFSLSARAALSSEDKITVHFINRDGEKLTAKGKPGDSLLDVVVDNNLDIDGFGACEGTLACSTCHLIFEDHIFEKLDAITDEEMDMLDLAYGLTETSRLGCQICLKKSMDDMTVRVPEAVADARQSVDMSKNS, from the exons ATGGCTGCCCCGGGGCCGGCCCGGCTCCTCCGGGCCGCCGCCGCTTCCTCCCGCCGCTGGCTCTTCTCCGCCTCGCCGGCAGCCAGGATGAGGCTGGGCTGCGGCAGTGCCGCCGCTGCCGTGAGGGCAGCCCGGCTGTTCAGCCTCTCTGCCCGGGCAGCGCTCAG ctcagAAGATAAAATAACTGTCCATTTCATAAATCGTGATGGTGAAAAACTAACAGCCAAAGGAAAACCTGGAGATTCATTGCTAGATGTTGTTGTTGATAATAATCTAGACATAGATGGTTTTG gTGCATGTGAAGGAACGCTAGCTTGTTCAACTTGTCATTTAATCTTTGAAGACCACATATTTGAGAAATTAGATGCAATTACTGATGAAGAGATGGATATGTTGGACCTTGCATATGGCCTCACAGAAAC ATCACGTTTAGGCTGCCAAATCTGCTTGAAGAAATCGATGGATGATATGACTGTTCGAGTACCAGAAGCTGTTGCCGATGCTAGACAATCAGTAGATATGAGTAAAAActcctaa